A window of the Pseudomonas sp. B21_DOA genome harbors these coding sequences:
- a CDS encoding LysR family transcriptional regulator, which translates to MQLPDMNLLVALDALLDEGSVVGAARRMNLSPAAMSRTLTRIREAIGDPILVRAGRGLVPTPKALELREQVRDVVEQAALLFRSADSVELGTLRRRFSIRANDFFVGVYGGKLFDTLDQLAPHCELRFVPEGDGDDEALREGRIDLSVSNTRPLTPEVKVQNLFSTHFVGLVRENHPLLDGEITAERYAGFSHISMSRRGIARGPIDTALNALGLERRVAVIAPSFHAAMFALPDSDLILPVPKEALLSVRRLGLKLRSFDLPIPLPMLMLTQAWHPRFDKDPAHRWLRETLKTCCDETWLAAQP; encoded by the coding sequence ATGCAACTCCCGGACATGAACCTTCTGGTCGCTCTCGATGCCTTGCTCGACGAGGGCAGTGTGGTCGGTGCGGCACGGCGGATGAACCTCAGCCCGGCGGCCATGAGTCGCACGCTGACGCGGATCCGCGAAGCCATCGGCGATCCGATTCTGGTGCGCGCCGGGCGTGGCCTGGTGCCGACACCCAAGGCTCTCGAGCTGCGCGAACAGGTGCGCGATGTGGTCGAGCAGGCGGCGCTGCTGTTTCGCTCCGCCGACAGCGTCGAGCTGGGTACCTTGCGTCGACGCTTCAGCATTCGCGCCAATGATTTCTTCGTCGGCGTTTACGGCGGCAAGCTGTTCGACACCCTCGACCAACTCGCCCCGCATTGCGAATTGCGCTTCGTCCCGGAAGGCGATGGCGACGATGAGGCGCTGCGCGAAGGACGCATCGATCTGAGCGTCAGCAACACCCGTCCGCTCACGCCAGAAGTGAAGGTGCAGAACCTGTTTTCCACCCATTTCGTCGGCCTGGTGCGCGAAAATCATCCGTTGCTCGATGGCGAAATCACTGCCGAGCGCTACGCCGGTTTTTCCCACATCAGCATGTCGCGGCGTGGCATCGCTCGCGGCCCGATCGACACGGCGTTGAATGCGTTGGGGCTGGAGCGCCGGGTCGCGGTGATCGCGCCAAGTTTCCATGCTGCGATGTTTGCCTTGCCCGACTCCGACCTGATCCTTCCGGTGCCTAAAGAAGCCCTGCTCAGCGTGCGGCGGCTGGGCCTGAAACTGCGTTCATTCGACCTGCCGATTCCACTGCCCATGCTGATGCTGACCCAGGCCTGGCACCCGCGTTTCGACAAGGACCCGGCCCACCGCTGGCTGCGCGAAACCCTCAAGACCTGCTGCGATGAAACGTGGCTGGCGGCACAGCCCTAG